The following nucleotide sequence is from Arvicola amphibius chromosome 1, mArvAmp1.2, whole genome shotgun sequence.
GTAGGGGTGAGAATGACGTTCCAAACACTCCGTCTCCCAGGGAGCCAGCTGGTGAGGAGGAGGCATGTCTCAGCAACGAGCTGGGCCACAAGTCCTTGCACCGTGCCTCCGCCACCTCCATCCCACAAGCCTGCCGTCACAATCCACGCCTTTGCTCTCTTGCCCTAATTCTAATAGCCATGCACACTTCTCAGTTAGGTGATTATGGAGAACAAGGATGTCTAAGAGAGCATCTGGGCTTAGCGGGCCTtggcttcccttcctttcttctaccaGGAAACTAAGGACACTGGAatgacagcagttctcaacctgtgggcccgACTCCTTTTGGGGGTCAAACGACCTTTTCTctggggtcgcatatcagatgtTTGCATTACAATACATAAAGTAGtgaaattagttatgaagtacaacaaaaataattttatggtatgGGTCACCACAACCTCAGGAACTATCtagtaaagggtcacagcgcTAGCAAGGTCGAGAGCCACTGACCTCCAGGGAAAATGGTGAACATCAAAATGCTTTGAGCAGGATATGCAGCCCCAAACGTTCTTAATGATAATGTTAAATTAATGATATTAACTCAGGAAATAGCGGTTTGATGTCTCAAGTAGTAAAGCAAGTAATTGTTCTGGTTGTCCTtggtgtcatgttaaagcagtgttttgccttcttccccccttttagattggggtatataaacatatggaaaataaacgtgGGCAGactcagtattcactgagttgtcCTCCCAACAACTATGTCTCTCTggtcctcctacctaatttttctaacccacacacccctaccctggaacttATGAACCCGTCAAGGCTAGACCCCGACAGTCCTGTCCTATGTCTATGGTGTACCTGTCAAGGCTAGACCCCGACAGCCCTGTCCTAACTATGTCTACGGTGTACCTGTCAAGGCTAGACCCTGACAGTCCTGTCCTATGTCTATGGTGTTTCTCCATTGCAGTCACATCACGCAAGTTCAAAATCGTTCTAGGAGCTTCGCGGTACTAGAGAAATTGAGGAAACCTAcaacccaggctgccctcagactcatggcaatcctcccacttcagcctccagtactggaattacatgAACCACTGTGCAGGATTAATTCCTCCTGATTCTTTGTGCTCCTCTTGTCCCTGCTAACTCCTCTGCCAATTAATCCCCTCCTCTCAcactccctctgcctcttctcttaGCTGTCAActctcctccccaagctgcttccgGTATCTGTTGACAGGCTTTCCCTAAAGCTGGGTGTCTTCCCTTTCCGACGCTGCATGCAGTCCATACCACAGCATGTTTTGGAGTAACTGTGGGGTTCCCCTCTCCACCGTCACAAACAGGACTGTGAACCCCGTTGTAACAAAGACCTGGGCTGGGTTTTCTTACTGTAGtgtcccaaataaccacagagaaacagcTGAGTCCGTGCTTGATGGAGTACCACAGGTGAGGAATAAGCCCAGACACCTGCCTGATTGTGGGCAGGGGCTCATATACCCCGCTTGCTTGGGGAGACCAAGTGTTCACCTGTCACTTGCAGAGTAGTAATGGTGTCCCTGAACATTCTCAAATATCCCAGCTTGGTGATAGGCCATATGATCAGTCCAGTTGTTAGGAAGGAGAAAGGGTTGACCCACAAGATTCCATTCTTTTCCTGTCTCAATTCATCTGTTTTTCTCCAAAGCAGAAACGTGTTCTCTTCTcaaacctttcttcttcttctgtattcTCCCTGCATCCCCCCACCTCCCCGCTAAATACATGAGCATTCTGTTTTCCCATTTCACTGCAGAAGTATACTCCTGGAGGGTTGCCATGGTGAGCTAATGATTCACTACCCTAGAAACAGTTGCCTAGGAAATGAGTGATGTCACTTCCAGGAGATGATTTCCATAGTAACCATCTTGGTGGAATTCAGGGGGTGGCCATTAAAGTCAAGCAGGAGGAGGGCAGCTGCAGAAGACACATGtaaagagcagaaggaaatgggggtacaagaggaaaagaaagaagatggggacCATCCCAGAGCAGCTGACAATAATTACAGATCTCAGGAATGGAATTCTCCAGACACCACCAAAGGCAACAACCTAAGAGGCTAGCATTTACAATTATACCACCAGTTTAGAAGAGATGCCAACTCTAAGGCTTGCCTATAGTAGACAGGTGGCAAAATAAATGTCACTTTAAAAACGTATtaatttatttaggggagactcatgCCATGGTCCACACGTAGTCAGTCAATTCTCTTTCCTGTCGTGGGTTCAGGGAGgcagactcaggttgtcaggcttggcggcaagtgactttacctgctaagtcattTCAATGGTTCATGGGCCACCGTCCTAAAATTACGACTTCATACATTAAGTCCAATAAACTGTGAATTGTGTCCAGCAGGGGGAACCCTGAATGACgttttcatcttctttttattgcatttacatacacatgtgtacagaaacacatatacacatatgattGCACATTAGCTCTGTAAGAACCAGGCTCATGCCTACGTCAATTGACAGGCATCTCAAGCCACCCACTCAATGCAGTAACAATCTAATGGGATTATTGGGTAGAGAAGGACTGATAAATGTCATTGTGTGGAACAGAGTCATAGACTAAACCCCCAAAATGGGCTCATAGTAGCTGTCAAAGAAGGAAGATCATAGATTGAATTTAGATAGTTATTCCAGGACGGGTAAAGACGTGTAAAAGTAAGGGAACAGggttagagaggtggctcagtcaacAAACTGACTGTTCCACCAGCACAAGGGCCTGTTGGCCACtcaaaacccatgtaaaaaaaaaaaaaagccaggagtaacaacccatgcctttaatcccagcactggggacagagacagaaccCTGGGGTATACTAGTCAGTCACTCTAGCTGAACCAATGCAGTAAGACACTATCACAATAATATAAAGAGCGATGGAGGAAAGCACCTGGTAtcaacatgcacatgtgtgcactccATACATGAACatggtagacacacacacacacacacacacacacaagtgagcaGGTTGAACTAAGTAGCTGGGCTTCATCTGGTGCCACTTGTTCTCATCTGTCAGTGTGTTGTCTACAGAGCATCCTTTCTCAGTGGAAGAGCAGAAAGGCCCCGATTTCAGGACATGCCCAGGATGTTGGTGGGACACTCAGCAGCCAATCTGGTTGGAAGGCAAATGTAACCGAGAGTGACAGACTGGCAAGTGCGGGAGGGGGTGTCTCATCAAAGACCTCCTCAACAACTCTGGGTccttctgaatttttaaattgcttctaTGCACACACAAAGGCAACATGATGTTATGGGAAAGCAAGGACCTTGAAGTCTTGCTGAGCAGCATGCTAGGCTGCCTTCTGGCTCTTTAACCTTAGGAAAGTCACTTCTGAATCTCAGAATTCTAGCCACCTTtcttttttgcagtgctggggatagaacccagacCCTTGTTAACGTTAGACTACTCCTCTACCACTAATTACATCCTCAGTCCTTCAACTTTTGCTATGTGGGGATTtcgttttctgaggcagggtttctctgtgcagccctggctgtcctgcaacttgctctttagaccaagttggccttggaatcagagatctgcctgcctctgcatcctgattgctgggattaatggcatgtgccaccactgcccagcttcagtcCTTTAAAgcttgtttaaaaatttattttgtattctgtgtgtgtgtgtgggggggaggtgtCCACTTGAACAAAggtactcacagaggcctgcTCCATGTTTAACCCTGGAGTTAGGGTTACAAGCAACTGAACAggccaacatgggtgctgagaatcaaacttttaattatctCAGGGGCTATTCCTACTGTTaagtactgaaccatctctgcagctgaACTAAAGCATCACTTACCAAGGTGACTAGCTCACAGAAGGCAGTCAGCAAGTGTCATTCGTTATTCATAGCTCTGTCCTCCACGATAGCCTAGGCACTTCCACCTTGGGCAATATCCCTTTCATCTTCAGCTCCCCCAGCTGTGCGCCTCCTGCTGTTCTAGACACCATCAAGGTCTGCAGTCCAGTGGACATGGCAAAGAATGATGCAGAGTTACCTGGTTGTTCAAGAGAACAGGTTTCCCCAGGCCAGGAGTCCAGAATATTTTATAAGATGTCATTTTGGAGGAGGGAGCAGCAGAGGCTGGTCACTAGAGTCATCTTTGTGGGGTCTACTCTTCAGATAAGGGATCAAAATAGTTGTGGCTTAGGAGCCATGCCGTAAGGCAGCTCCATGTTTAAAATGTTTGCCAGTCCCAAACACCTCAATTCGAGTGACCTTTCTGTCATGGCCCCCCAACTAGCTGGACTGCAGGTACATGCTGTCATACTCAGCTCAACACCCCAGTTTTGGCTTTTTGCATTGAGAAAAGCTCTTATGtattccagactggcctgaagttcactatgtagctgagaatgaccttgaatttccaatCCTCCACCTCAGTGCAGGGATAGCAGgtgtttatgtggtactgggggaTCCAACCTGAGGTTTCATTTGTGTGACGCAAGCACACTACCATCAAGCTACAACCCTCCCAGCAGTCTGCTTTGACTTCAGCTTTACCTCTTTGAAGATAGGCACCTTAAATAACATGGCTGATACCTAGTTTTCTCCAATCAAAAGCATTAACACCATTGAGTTTCACTGTAGATTCAGAGACTATACACAGAAATTCCCAGAACATTTGTTTGTCTTATCAAATGGCCCAATGcctaaaatctgtttttaaaaagtcacttaagggctggagagatggctcaaaggttaagagcactggctactcttccagaggacctgagttcaattcccagcaaccacatggtggctcacaaccatctataatgaggtcttgtgccctcttctgacatgtaggcatacatgccagCAGCAcattatatgtataataaataaatttttaaaaagtcacttaaGTTATTCTtgtgtaaaagaaatagaagacctTAAACATGCCGTAGGATGCTAGATGGGCTATAAAGCAGGCTACAGCAGCTTATAACTCCCTCTTGGCTCAAGAAACCCCAAGAATCAGGTGGacctgattctttttttaatatttatttatttatcatgtatacaatattctgtctgtgtatgcctgcaggccagaagagggcaccagatctcattacagatggttgtgagccaccatgtggttgctgggaattgaactcaggacctttagaagaacaagtagtgctcttaacctctgagccatctctcaagccctgagTGGacctgatttacatagtgagctcaagggCTACatcagtgagaccctatctcaaaaaaggtaATTCAAGTTTcgagtaaaacaaaaacaaaaaaaggaagtatcctttaaaataaaactgcttgAGGtactcagcaggtaaaaagcaCTTGCCACGGCTTCATGCTCCTGAATTCGGATCCTGATGCCACATGGTAGAAAGCCAACTCCCCGTGTCCTTTACCACCACACATCAATCCACACACAAATCcccatcacattttcttttttcagacagggtctcacactgtagctctggctggcctgaactgctgtatcgaccaggctggcctcagctatgcctgactgcctctgcctcccaagcactgggattgaaggtgtgtgccatgatATTGGGCAGAACTCCCcccctttggagcctgtcctagaacttgtcctgtagaccaggctggcctcgaactcagagagaactgcctgcctctgcctcccgagtgctgggattaaaagtgtgcaccaccgaCAGGCTTGGCAAAAACTTTTTAATCACTAAAATCTGCTCTGGCCCCAGGCTGTACACTCTAACTAGCATTTTATAATATCTAACCTGGAAAATGAGCCACATAAACTCAGGGTTTACTGTCAGTACTATGTATCACTCAATCCTCAATGGATTAACCTCAGACACTCCCACCACAGACAGATTCAACCTTACAGTGGAGTGGTACCCTGCTACAGAAAGCAGCACTTCTCCTGGCTCGTTTATAAGCATCAGTTACCAAGGAGAGTGGATAGTGCCATTGCACAGAAAACTACTGTGTGCTACACACTGTTTAATGCCACCAAAGGACAGGGAAAGTCTGAACACACACTACCAACGCTACAATGCTGAGAAACGCAAACCGGGACTCAAAACAGCTTTGTAgcgaggaaggggaaaaagaaaaatcaaggccAGGCACTGATAATATCCCCAAAGCAgcatttatttactcttttaagtccaaaacatttattttagctgTCTGGCATTTCATAACCACCCATCATGATTGACACAGGTTGACACACATGATGCTGTCAGGATACACAAGAACAATAGCCAACGAGttacaaaaaataaatccatGATTCTTAAtcacaaccaaaaaaagaaagttacacATATCAAAACTTCTGATGCATTGCATTGAAAAGAAAGTGTGTGCACGTCATAATTTAAAGAGGCACAGCAAGGGCTGCTGAAAGCTTACGTTAAACAGTTTATGAAGCTGATGGTGAAGGACCAAGTTGTCGCTGTGTCAGTTTCCATTAGCTGAAGGAAGGGGTGAGAGGGTCAAATTCATTTTTGCATGCACAAGATGTACTGCTTAACAGAACACTATCAGCTTGTTTGAAATAGCAGCCATAGCCTGTGTTGGCTAATTCTCCTTTCTACAATCCTCAATTACCATCACCTGGATTTGCCATAGATCAACAGACATAATAAAATGCCTCATTCAGAACACACTTCTCTGCACAATTCAAAAGGGAATGATGCCCTGTGGCTCAAAGCAACCATCAGTCCAGCAAATGCCCATGAAGGTTTATCTGAAACTGCTTCCCAAGGGACAGGAGGGCAGATCTGAATAGCTGTGCTGCCAATACAGATAGGTTTAGGACTAGATATAGTGATTGTGGCAAGGAAGAATCAGTGATGGGGGTGGTGGGTGAAGGAAGGGCCAGGGACCTGAAGGATCTTCAGTTGCCTTCTCCTGCTTCTTCATCCTGCTGGTCGCTCGTCCAGAGGGTGAGGTTGTCTCGCAGCAACTGCATGATGAGAGTGGAGTCCTTATAGGAATCCTCATTTAATGTGTCCAGCTCAGCTATGGCATCATCGAAGGCTTGTTTGGCTAAGAGGCAGGCCTGCTCTGGTGCATTCTGGATCTCATAGTAGAACACAGAAAAATTGAGGGCCAGGCCGAGCCGGATGGGATGCGTTGGCTGCATGTGCTCTTTGCTGATTTCGAAGGCTTTCTTGTATGCGGCCTCAGAAGCTTCCACCacactgtttttcttctctccagaagCCACCTCTGCCAAGTAGCGGTAGTAATCGCCCTTCATTTTCAGGTAGAACACTTTGCTCTCATACTGGAAATCATTGCAGTTCTTGATGAGGAACTTGTCAAGAAGAGCCAAGACATCATTGCAAACTGTCTCGAGCTCCTTCTCGATCTTCTCCCGGTAAGCTTTAACTTTCTCCAACTTCTTCTCATTTCCATCTGCCATGGTTTTCTGCTCAATACTACTAATGACCCTCCAAGAAGATCGCCTGGCACCAACTACATTCTTGTAGGCCACAGAGAGGAGATTTCGATCTTCATTAGATAGAGGTTCATTCAGCTCTGTCACCTGCAAAACACCAGAGGCAAACATGAGTGCAAAGCCTGAGTATCTGAAAGTCAtccaccttgaactcacagacatccacttgcctctgcctcccaagtgctgtgatcaaaGATGTACACCGCCACAacctggctctttttcttttctttttaaaaataatttattcatttttattttatttgcattggtgttttgtttgcgtgtatgtctgtgtaagggtgtcagatcttggaattacagacagttgtgaatccCTTCGATGTAACAATTCTGTTCATAATGGAACCAGGCACAGGCACAGTGACTGTGATCTCAGTATTTACGGCATGATAGAGCCTAGGGTAATTCAAAATTCAAGTCtgcgatggctcagcagctaagagcttgttgctcttacagaggaccagtgtttggttcccagtactcatgctgtgtggttcacaactgtctataactccagtgccaggaagaCCTGATGCCCCACTGTCtccacatatacaaataaatattttctttttttttttttttcaagacagggtttctctttgtaacagtcctggccatcctggaactcactctgtagaccaggctggcctcaaactcacagagatccaccagtctctacctcccaagtgctgggataaaaggcttgcgccaccactgaccagcaagacttttttttaagatagtgcttctctgtatagtcctggccatcctagaactcactctgtaga
It contains:
- the Ywhah gene encoding 14-3-3 protein eta, giving the protein MGDREQLLQRARLAEQAERYDDMASAMKAVTELNEPLSNEDRNLLSVAYKNVVGARRSSWRVISSIEQKTMADGNEKKLEKVKAYREKIEKELETVCNDVLALLDKFLIKNCNDFQYESKVFYLKMKGDYYRYLAEVASGEKKNSVVEASEAAYKKAFEISKEHMQPTHPIRLGLALNFSVFYYEIQNAPEQACLLAKQAFDDAIAELDTLNEDSYKDSTLIMQLLRDNLTLWTSDQQDEEAGEGN